A single Triticum dicoccoides isolate Atlit2015 ecotype Zavitan chromosome 2A, WEW_v2.0, whole genome shotgun sequence DNA region contains:
- the LOC119353695 gene encoding nitrate regulatory gene2 protein-like: MGCGQSKEDADGAVERCRERKNLLRAAVEARHALSGAHAGHAAALRNVGAALSDYASGEAHEGALRHSASAAAVLSSAGGSGAEAAALALPPPPPPPGPPEDAPSLVRSMSAPDLPLPPAIKKKPSGEAPIMEEEEEDEGEDARPPEPEDDGQLQPPPPPPPPPTQLPAPTRPPPSLPQDTRRKGDSWSEIIFGSPDGLTVPPPTLAPSAATAASWAAERAEAPAPPPPPPEPEEQPLRPPPAPPAAAEDVAKGKKPMVEAVARRAVTQKAARRPEGKKGRTVVMAAPEAARLGDILRDLDDHFLKASDSAHEVSKMLEAARMHYHSNFAETRGFVDHSARVMQVITWNRSFKGIPQPEQVKNELDDAEGETHATVLEKLLAWEKKLSHEVKEFEVIKMEYQQKLASLNKKKQRGVSSSSFERTKSAASHLHTRYVVDLQTMESTIAEINRLRDQQLYPKLLELVKGMGHMWDTMYKNHKAQFKIISELKSFDISVAARETSEQHNERTVQLWQVVQEWHAQYSKFMASQKEYVGNLYSWIKLNVIPIDTNLKSNSSQPVETTPPIKRLLHAWHDILAKLPDEDARKAIHTFSEVVHIILVHQDEEIKLRQRIQDTRKEHERKSRQFEDWAQKYMEKRAGIPPEAGNPDGTRADPLAERKAAMEKLENSLKELEEAYTKQCKVVREKSLSLLRTNLPELFRIVSEFSLQSAAMFKGLWSISNTNDQLDD; this comes from the exons ATGGGGTGCGGGCAGTCCAAGGAGGACGCGGACGGCGCCGTGGAGCGGTGCCGGGAGCGGAAGAACCTGCTGCGGGCGGCCGTGGAGGCGCGGCACGCGCTCTCGGGGGCGCACGCGGGCCACGCGGCCGCGCTCCGGAACGTCGGCGCCGCGCTCTCCGACTACGCCAGCGGCGAGGCGCACGAGGGCGCGCTGCGCCACTCCGCCTCGGCCGCCGCGGTCCTGTCCTCCGCCGGGGGCTCCGGCGCCGAGGCGGCCGCGCTCGCGctcccgccgcccccgcccccgccgggcCCCCCCGAGGACGCCCCGTCGCTCGTCAGGTCCATGAGCGCGCCCGACCTGCCGCTCCCGCCGGCGATCAAGAAGAAGCCCTCCGGCGAGGCGCCcatcatggaggaggaggaggaggatgaaggtGAGGACGCGCGGCCTCCGGAGCCGGAGGACGATGGCCAGCTCcagcccccgccaccgccgccaccgcctccgacGCAGCTGCCCGCGCCCACGCGTCCCCCGCCCTCCCTGCCGCAGGACACGAGGCGCAAGGGGGATTCCTGGAGCGAGATCATTTTCGGGTCCCCGGACGGCTTAACCGTCCCGCCACCCACTCTGGCACCCAGCGCAGCCACCGCCGCCTCGTGGGCAGCCGAGCGGGCGGaggcccccgcgccgccgccgcctccccccgaGCCAGAGGAACAGCCTCTGCGTCCACCGCCAGCGCCGCCCGCGGCCGCCGAGGACGTGGCCAAGGGCAAGAAGCCGATGGTCGAAGCCGTGGCGCGGAGGGCGGTGACACAGAAGGCCGCGAGGAGGCCGGAGGGCAAGAAAGGCAGGACGGTGGTGATGGCAGCGCCGGAGGCGGCGAGGCTCGGCGACATCCTTCGCGACCTCGACGATCATTTCCTCAAGGCATCGGACAGCGCACACGAGGTGTCCAAGATGCTGGAGGCGGCGCGGATGCACTACCACTCCAACTTCGCCGAAACGCGAG GATTTGTCGATCATTCTGCTAGAGTGATGCAAGTTATCACATGGAACCGCTCATTTAAAGGGATACCACAACCGGAACAGGTGAAGAATGAGTTAGACGACGCCGAAGGCGAAACACACGCCACCGTTCTCGAGAAGCTGCTTGCATGGGAGAAAAAACTATCCCATGAAGTGAAG GAGTTTGAGGTTATCAAAATGGAATATCAACAAAAGCTAGCTTCTCTGAACAAGAAGAAGCAGCGTGGGGTCAGTTCTTCATCATTTGAGAGGACTAAATCTGCTGCTAGTCACTTGCATACAAGATATGTTGTCGATTTGCAAACAATGGAGTCCACGATTGCAGAGATTAACCGGCTGAGAGATCAACAACTATACCCAAAACTTCTTGAGCTTGTGAAGGG GATGGGGCACATGTGGGACACAATGTACAAGAACCACAAAGCACAGTTCAAGATCATCTCCGAGCTCAAATCGTTCGATATCTCGGTTGCGGCACGGGAAACAAGCGAACAGCACAACGAAAGGACTGTGCAGCTATGGCAGGTCGTTCAGGAGTGGCACGCGCAGTACAGCAAGTTCATGGCGTCTCAGAAGGAGTACGTCGGAAACCTCTACAGCTGGATCAAGCTGAATGTGATCCCCATTGATACCAACCTGAAGTCCAACTCGTCGCAACCAGTCGAGACGACGCCTCCCATCAAGAGGCTTCTCCATGCTTGGCACGATATCCTCGCGAAGCTCCCCGACGAGGATGCTAGGAAGGCCATACACACATTTTCGGAGGTGGTGCACATAATCCTGGTGCACCAGGACGAGGAAATAAAGCTGAGGCAAAGGATTCAGGACACAAGGAAGGAGCATGAGAGGAAGAGCAGACAGTTCGAGGATTGGGCTCAGAAGTACATGGAGAAGAGAGCAGGGATTCCTCCCGAGGCCGGCAATCCCGACGGGACACGCGCCGACCCGCTCGCGGAGCGGAAGGCAGCCATGGAGAAGCTGGAGAATTCGCTGAAAGAACTGGAGGAGGCATACACGAAGCAATGCAAGGtggtgagggagaaatccctgagccTCCTACGGACAAACCTGCCCGAGCTGTTCCGCATCGtgtcggaattctccctccagTCGGCGGCCATGTTCAAGGGTCTGTGGTCGATCTCGAACACGAATGACCAGCTGGATGATTGA